Proteins co-encoded in one Leptospira dzoumogneensis genomic window:
- the batA gene encoding VWA domain-containing protein BatA codes for MTEWESPYYLFLIIPIWIWTFYSYWKNEPALGMELRIPGKVRSEVFSLKRFLSSLAPLIRPIALTLFVISVAGPGKRYRFLPDETKGVDIILALDVSGSMSKSRDFLPETRLGVSKKLLKEFIRKRENDRLGLVVFAGGAYLQSPLTSDREVLEEILSQAEEETVPEQGTAIGDALILSCYRLRRSPAKSKVIVLITDGASNTGRIDPVTATEIAKGVGVKIYSIGIGKEDQSYEVNFEILDILSKRTGGVFYRAEDISELREVLASIDSLEKDLLILPPEEVRESESLIFLTYALALLGLDLLVRSWVFRYYV; via the coding sequence ATGACGGAATGGGAGTCTCCATATTATCTTTTTCTAATTATTCCGATCTGGATCTGGACATTCTATTCCTATTGGAAAAATGAGCCTGCACTCGGAATGGAACTCAGAATACCTGGAAAGGTCCGATCTGAGGTCTTCTCCTTAAAACGTTTTTTATCCTCACTCGCACCTTTGATCCGTCCTATCGCGTTGACATTATTCGTGATCTCGGTTGCAGGTCCCGGAAAAAGATATAGATTCCTTCCGGATGAGACCAAGGGAGTGGATATCATTCTCGCATTAGATGTATCAGGATCCATGTCTAAAAGCAGGGACTTCTTACCCGAGACTCGTCTAGGGGTCTCTAAAAAATTACTCAAAGAGTTTATTAGAAAAAGAGAAAATGATCGCTTGGGCCTGGTAGTATTTGCAGGAGGGGCCTATCTACAATCTCCTTTGACAAGCGACAGAGAAGTTTTAGAGGAAATTTTAAGCCAAGCTGAAGAAGAAACTGTTCCGGAGCAAGGAACTGCCATCGGTGATGCACTTATTCTTTCCTGTTATAGATTACGCAGGTCTCCTGCAAAATCAAAAGTGATCGTGCTCATAACGGACGGAGCTTCCAATACCGGACGTATAGATCCGGTGACAGCTACAGAGATCGCAAAGGGTGTCGGAGTTAAAATTTATTCCATAGGCATAGGAAAAGAGGATCAATCTTACGAGGTGAATTTCGAAATTTTGGATATACTTTCCAAGAGAACGGGAGGAGTATTTTATAGAGCGGAAGATATAAGCGAGTTGAGAGAAGTTTTGGCTTCGATCGATTCCTTAGAAAAAGATCTTTTGATCCTTCCCCCGGAAGAAGTGAGAGAATCGGAGTCCTTAATTTTTCTGACCTATGCGCTGGCCTTATTGGGCTTGGATCTACTTGTTCGTTCTTGGGTGTTTCGGTATTACGTATGA